The Meriones unguiculatus strain TT.TT164.6M chromosome 1, Bangor_MerUng_6.1, whole genome shotgun sequence genome has a segment encoding these proteins:
- the Pate3 gene encoding prostate and testis expressed protein 3: MNRHFLLLFFFCLIVGATSLKCVTCHLRTPSDHCRRGFGICLAQKHEKCMSLKIYSKDVLEISYMVCQKFCKNLNYDFNNRHYIHKCCNSDYCNFLI, from the exons ATGAACAGACACTTCTTGCTGCTCTTCTTCTTCTGCCTCATTGTGG GAGCAACATCACTGAAGTGTGTGACATGCCACCTCCGCACACCATCAGACCACTGCAGAAGAGGTTTTGGTATTTGCCTTGCACAGAAGCATGAGAAATGCATGAGCCTGAAGATCTACTCCA AGGATGTCCTCGAGATATCATATATGGTATGTCAGAAATTCTGCAAGAATTTGAATTACGACTTCAACAATCGACATTATATTCATAAATGTTGCAACTCTGATTATTGTAACTTCCTTATCTAA